Proteins from a genomic interval of Bradyrhizobium sp. CCGB01:
- the rfaE1 gene encoding D-glycero-beta-D-manno-heptose-7-phosphate kinase, protein MPTPILDFDALAQAISGRTVLCVGDIMLDEFVYGEVSRISPEAPAPVIAAQRSEIHIGGAGNVARNIASLGARCIFVGLVGEDDAGARLKAALAEHDGIESVLVCDPSRPTTRKVRFVSEHFSTHMLRADWEHAAPASDDIETGLIEAILPQIARADIVLLSDYAKGVLTARVIRHAIDAARKLGKPVIVDPKSLNWAIYRGATLLTPNRKEFSEATRSRADTPQSIVDASEDVMRLADCEAILVTQGEHGMTLVPRNGEAVHVPAVPVKVRDVSGAGDTVAAALAVSLAAGADWDTALRMANAAAAVAVGKQGTASVSAAELRRKILPHAYLAAEEKILLEPDALEAHLAEWKRQGLRVGFTNGCFDILHPGHVKVLTAARAACDRLIVGLNSDASVRRLKGADRPVQDERARAEVLAALEAVDLVVIFEEDTPIDLITRIKPSALVKGGDYTREQVVGHEVVEAAGGTVVLVDILHGFSTTALVHRARGGGK, encoded by the coding sequence ATGCCGACGCCCATTCTCGATTTCGACGCCCTCGCGCAAGCCATCTCAGGCCGCACGGTCCTGTGCGTCGGCGACATCATGCTGGACGAATTCGTCTATGGCGAGGTGTCGCGAATCTCGCCGGAAGCGCCGGCGCCGGTGATTGCCGCGCAGCGCAGCGAGATCCATATCGGCGGCGCCGGCAACGTCGCGCGCAACATCGCTTCGCTCGGCGCGCGCTGCATCTTCGTCGGCCTCGTCGGCGAGGACGATGCCGGTGCACGGCTCAAGGCCGCGCTCGCTGAGCACGACGGCATCGAAAGCGTGCTGGTGTGCGATCCGTCGCGGCCGACCACGCGCAAGGTCCGCTTCGTCTCCGAGCATTTTTCCACGCATATGCTGCGCGCCGATTGGGAGCATGCGGCGCCTGCCTCCGACGACATCGAGACCGGGCTGATCGAAGCAATCCTGCCGCAGATCGCGCGCGCCGACATCGTGCTGCTGTCCGACTATGCCAAGGGCGTGCTGACCGCGCGCGTGATCCGCCACGCGATCGACGCCGCGCGAAAGCTCGGCAAGCCCGTGATCGTCGATCCCAAGAGCCTGAACTGGGCGATCTATCGCGGCGCCACGCTGCTCACGCCCAATCGCAAGGAGTTTTCAGAGGCGACACGGAGCCGCGCCGATACGCCGCAGAGCATCGTCGACGCCAGTGAGGACGTGATGCGGCTCGCCGATTGCGAGGCGATCCTGGTCACGCAAGGCGAGCACGGCATGACGCTGGTGCCGCGCAACGGCGAGGCCGTTCATGTTCCCGCCGTCCCCGTGAAGGTGCGCGACGTCTCCGGCGCGGGTGACACGGTCGCAGCGGCCCTCGCGGTCTCGCTCGCCGCAGGCGCGGACTGGGACACGGCCCTGCGCATGGCCAATGCCGCCGCTGCCGTCGCCGTCGGCAAGCAGGGCACGGCCAGCGTGAGCGCGGCCGAGTTGCGCCGAAAGATCCTGCCGCATGCCTATCTCGCTGCGGAGGAGAAGATCTTGCTCGAGCCTGATGCGCTTGAGGCGCATCTCGCCGAGTGGAAGAGGCAGGGCCTGCGCGTCGGCTTCACCAACGGTTGCTTCGACATCCTGCATCCCGGCCACGTCAAGGTGCTGACCGCGGCGCGCGCCGCCTGCGACCGCCTGATCGTGGGCCTCAACAGCGATGCCTCGGTGCGGCGGCTGAAGGGCGCCGATCGCCCCGTTCAGGACGAGCGGGCGCGTGCGGAGGTGCTCGCGGCGCTCGAAGCCGTCGATCTCGTCGTCATATTCGAGGAGGACACGCCGATCGACCTGATCACCCGGATCAAGCCGAGCGCGCTGGTCAAGGGCGGCGATTACACCCGCGAGCAGGTGGTCGGCCATGAAGTCGTCGAAGCCGCCGGCGGAACGGTCGTGCTGGTCGACATCCTCCACGGTTTCAGCACGACCGCACTGGTTCATCGCGCGCGGGGAGGGGGCAAGTGA
- the rfaD gene encoding ADP-glyceromanno-heptose 6-epimerase, producing MLLVTGGAGFIGSNVVAALNDAGRSDVVVCDLLGNDGKWRNLAKRQLVDIVPPAELLDWLKGRKLDAVIHLGAISATTATDGDLVFETNFRMSMRLLDWCTAGVVPFIYASSAATYGDGEAGFDDDASVPALKKLRPMNLYGWSKHLFDLAVAERAAKGDRLPPQWAGLKFFNVFGPNEYHKGSMMSVLARRFDDVKAGRVVQLFKSHREGIADGDQRRDFIYVDDVVRVVMWLLATPSVSGLFNVGTGKARSFKDLMLAAYAALGSKPNIEYVDMPEQIRGSYQYFTQSEVDRLQRAGYNGGFTTLEDAVKAYVGDYLDRPDRFR from the coding sequence ATGTTGCTGGTGACCGGCGGGGCCGGTTTTATCGGATCGAATGTCGTCGCCGCGTTGAATGACGCGGGCCGCAGCGACGTCGTCGTCTGCGACCTGCTCGGCAATGACGGCAAATGGCGCAACCTCGCCAAGCGCCAGCTTGTGGATATCGTTCCGCCGGCCGAGCTGCTCGATTGGCTGAAAGGCCGCAAGCTCGACGCGGTGATCCATCTCGGGGCGATTTCCGCGACCACCGCGACCGACGGCGACCTCGTATTCGAGACCAACTTCCGCATGTCGATGCGTCTTCTGGACTGGTGCACGGCCGGCGTCGTGCCGTTCATCTACGCCTCGTCCGCGGCGACCTATGGCGACGGCGAGGCAGGCTTTGACGACGACGCCTCGGTCCCCGCGCTGAAGAAATTGCGGCCGATGAATCTCTACGGCTGGAGCAAGCACCTGTTCGATCTCGCCGTTGCCGAACGCGCAGCGAAGGGCGATCGGCTGCCGCCGCAATGGGCCGGGCTGAAATTCTTCAACGTGTTCGGCCCGAACGAGTACCACAAGGGCTCGATGATGAGCGTGCTGGCGCGCCGGTTCGACGACGTCAAAGCGGGCCGTGTTGTGCAGCTCTTCAAATCGCATCGCGAGGGCATCGCCGACGGCGATCAGCGCCGCGATTTCATCTATGTCGACGACGTCGTGCGCGTCGTCATGTGGCTACTGGCGACGCCATCGGTGTCCGGTCTCTTCAACGTCGGAACCGGCAAGGCGCGCAGCTTCAAGGACCTGATGCTAGCTGCCTATGCCGCGCTCGGCAGCAAGCCGAACATCGAATATGTCGACATGCCCGAGCAGATCCGTGGCAGCTATCAATACTTCACCCAGAGCGAGGTCGATCGCCTGCAGCGCGCCGGCTATAACGGCGGCTTCACGACGCTCGAGGATGCGGTGAAGGCCTATGTCGGGGATTATCTCGACCGGCCCGACCGTTTCCGCTGA
- the waaF gene encoding lipopolysaccharide heptosyltransferase II: MNQDSQFSRDADRSDTRPILIIPYMWIGDFVRNHTVVRILNERWPNRPVDLLTTSLCAPLVEYMPGVRQGIVWDLPRSRLAVGRQFGLAKLLRERNYGTALVLPRTWKAAIAPALAGIPERVGFVGEFRFGLLNRWRWGEKKLPRFIDKNAALAQPDGAPLPPEWPVPQLRVPADDIARWRQANGLSARAAVALAPGSVGVSKRWTYYPEAARLLAERGLEVWVVGGPAEKGLAQEIVAAGGPGVRDLTGNDLRNGVLAMAAAGVAISNDSGLMHIAAALGTPTMGIFGPTSPYLWAPLNGLAATVVQDKSVLSCQPCQSTICKMNDHRCMRDIAASEVVGIAQRVLGDHAQATT, from the coding sequence ATGAATCAAGATTCGCAATTTAGCCGAGATGCAGATCGGAGCGACACCCGCCCGATCCTGATCATCCCCTACATGTGGATTGGCGATTTCGTCCGGAATCATACCGTTGTCCGGATCCTGAACGAGCGCTGGCCGAATCGGCCGGTCGATCTCCTCACCACCTCCCTATGCGCCCCGCTGGTCGAGTACATGCCCGGCGTGCGTCAGGGGATCGTCTGGGACCTGCCGCGCAGCCGGCTGGCCGTGGGGCGCCAGTTCGGCCTGGCGAAGCTGCTGCGTGAGCGGAACTATGGCACCGCCCTGGTGCTGCCCCGGACCTGGAAGGCCGCCATCGCGCCCGCGCTGGCCGGCATCCCTGAAAGGGTCGGCTTCGTCGGCGAGTTCCGGTTCGGCCTGCTCAACCGCTGGCGCTGGGGCGAGAAGAAGCTGCCCCGCTTCATCGACAAGAACGCCGCCCTCGCCCAGCCCGACGGCGCGCCTTTGCCGCCAGAATGGCCGGTCCCGCAATTGCGGGTCCCGGCTGACGACATCGCCCGCTGGCGGCAGGCCAACGGGCTGAGCGCCCGTGCCGCCGTGGCGCTGGCCCCCGGCTCGGTCGGCGTCTCAAAGCGCTGGACCTACTATCCGGAGGCTGCCCGCTTGCTGGCCGAACGTGGGCTGGAGGTCTGGGTGGTCGGCGGCCCCGCGGAAAAAGGCCTCGCCCAGGAGATCGTCGCGGCCGGCGGCCCGGGCGTGCGGGACCTCACCGGCAACGATTTGCGCAACGGCGTGCTGGCAATGGCCGCGGCAGGCGTCGCCATCTCCAACGATTCCGGCCTGATGCACATCGCAGCCGCCCTGGGCACGCCCACCATGGGCATCTTCGGCCCGACCAGCCCCTACCTCTGGGCGCCGTTGAACGGCCTTGCTGCAACCGTGGTCCAGGACAAGAGCGTGCTGTCCTGTCAGCCCTGCCAGAGCACGATCTGCAAGATGAACGACCACCGCTGCATGCGGGATATCGCGGCGAGCGAGGTGGTGGGAATTGCGCAGCGGGTGCTCGGGGATCACGCTCAAGCGACAACCTAA
- a CDS encoding glycosyltransferase family 4 protein, which yields MTKSPGDLDVIVPNLHRRYSGVTATNRMVAPRLARLFRAGWLGSDAPEGIVRLSTADFLKLWGRKAPLIWHARRNNEMIAGVALRALGWPLKLVFTSAAQRHHSWITRWLIRRMDAIIATSDISASFLKVKSTVIPHGVDTDVYAPPLDRAAAFAEAALPGRYAIGCFGRVRAQKGTDVFVDAMCRLLPHYPDFTAVIVGQVTPEQTVFANDLKKRIEAAGLQTRIVITGELPIEAVQRWYQRLTIYAFTSRNEGFGLTLIEAMAAGSALVAARAGAAELVVEDGVTGVLIPTGDAGALTVALEPLMRDVATATVMGERGRARVLEKFSLDAEAARIGEVYRPLL from the coding sequence GTGACGAAATCCCCCGGCGATCTCGATGTGATCGTGCCAAATCTGCACAGGCGCTATTCCGGGGTCACCGCGACCAACCGGATGGTGGCGCCGCGGCTGGCAAGGCTGTTTCGCGCCGGCTGGCTCGGCTCCGATGCACCGGAGGGAATTGTGCGGCTGAGCACTGCGGATTTCCTGAAATTATGGGGCCGCAAGGCGCCGCTGATCTGGCACGCCCGGCGCAACAACGAGATGATCGCGGGCGTCGCGTTGCGTGCGCTCGGCTGGCCATTGAAACTCGTGTTCACGTCGGCAGCGCAGCGGCATCACAGCTGGATCACGCGCTGGCTGATCCGGCGCATGGACGCGATCATCGCGACATCAGATATCTCGGCCTCGTTCCTCAAGGTGAAATCGACGGTGATCCCGCACGGCGTCGACACCGATGTCTATGCGCCGCCGCTCGATCGCGCCGCTGCGTTCGCGGAAGCCGCGCTGCCGGGCCGCTACGCGATCGGCTGCTTTGGTCGCGTGCGCGCGCAGAAGGGCACGGATGTGTTCGTCGATGCGATGTGCCGTCTGCTGCCGCACTATCCGGATTTCACCGCCGTCATCGTCGGTCAGGTGACGCCCGAGCAAACTGTTTTTGCGAACGACCTGAAGAAGCGCATCGAGGCCGCCGGCCTGCAAACGCGCATCGTCATCACCGGCGAGCTGCCGATCGAAGCGGTGCAGCGCTGGTACCAGCGGTTGACGATCTACGCCTTCACCTCGCGCAACGAGGGCTTTGGCCTGACGCTGATCGAGGCGATGGCGGCCGGCAGCGCGCTGGTCGCTGCGCGTGCCGGGGCTGCCGAGCTCGTCGTCGAGGATGGCGTCACCGGCGTGCTGATCCCGACAGGTGATGCCGGCGCGCTCACGGTGGCGCTCGAGCCGCTGATGCGCGACGTGGCTACCGCAACGGTGATGGGTGAGCGCGGCCGGGCGCGCGTGCTCGAGAAGTTCAGCCTCGATGCCGAAGCGGCGCGGATCGGCGAGGTATATCGTCCGCTGCTCTGA
- the galE gene encoding UDP-glucose 4-epimerase GalE — translation MTVLVTGGAGYIGSHTVLALAEAGEDVVVIDDLSTGFSAYLPEGVPLFIGDAGDENLLEGVIAQHNIESIIHFAGSVVVPDSMRDPLGYYRNNFMTARNLLNVAVKRGIGRFIFSSTAAVYGNPDQVPVPEHAPTRPLSPYGSSKLMSEIMLHDVAAAYGMQYVTLRYFNVAGADPQARIGLATVGATHLLKIAVEAATGQRAKIDVFGTDYPTQDGSCIRDFIHVTDLSQAHRSALAYLRNGGASTTLNCGYGRGYSVLETIDAVRRVSGRSFAVQYAPRRPGDIMTMVADTSRIRGLLDWKPQYDDLETIAAHALAWEDKLFRERHGELRHAASA, via the coding sequence ATGACTGTGCTAGTCACCGGCGGTGCCGGCTATATCGGAAGTCACACGGTCCTGGCGCTGGCGGAAGCCGGCGAGGACGTCGTCGTGATCGACGATCTCTCGACCGGTTTCTCCGCCTATCTGCCCGAAGGCGTGCCGCTGTTCATTGGCGATGCCGGCGACGAGAATTTGCTCGAAGGCGTGATCGCCCAGCACAACATCGAGAGCATCATCCATTTCGCCGGCTCGGTCGTCGTGCCGGATTCGATGCGCGACCCGCTCGGCTACTACCGCAACAACTTCATGACCGCGCGCAATCTGCTCAACGTCGCAGTCAAGCGCGGCATCGGCCGCTTCATCTTCTCCTCGACCGCCGCCGTCTACGGCAATCCGGACCAGGTGCCGGTGCCCGAGCACGCGCCGACGCGGCCGCTGTCGCCCTACGGCTCGTCGAAGCTGATGAGCGAGATCATGCTGCACGACGTCGCCGCCGCCTACGGCATGCAATACGTGACCTTGCGCTATTTCAACGTTGCGGGTGCCGACCCGCAGGCCCGCATTGGGCTAGCCACCGTCGGCGCCACGCACCTGCTCAAGATCGCGGTGGAAGCCGCGACCGGCCAGCGCGCCAAGATCGACGTGTTCGGCACCGACTATCCGACCCAGGACGGCAGCTGCATCCGCGACTTCATCCACGTCACGGACCTCTCGCAGGCGCATCGCTCGGCACTGGCTTACCTCCGCAATGGCGGCGCCTCGACGACGCTGAATTGCGGCTATGGCCGCGGCTATTCGGTGCTGGAAACCATCGACGCGGTGCGCCGGGTTTCGGGACGCAGCTTTGCCGTGCAATACGCCCCGCGCCGGCCCGGCGACATCATGACCATGGTCGCCGACACCAGCCGCATCCGCGGCCTGCTCGACTGGAAGCCGCAATACGACGACCTCGAGACCATCGCGGCCCACGCGTTGGCCTGGGAGGACAAGTTGTTCCGCGAGCGCCATGGCGAGCTCCGCCACGCCGCCTCGGCCTAG
- a CDS encoding ABC transporter ATP-binding protein: MAQFPKKITDDPYAAAVLIRRLVTEQGMIYWRRYLVAFALMALAAGSTAGATYVLGQVINQAYVDKNIPGIAMFSGITVILLFIKGVATYGHMVILTKISNAILATNQRQLFAKLMRESVGFFSERHSSEFLARLTAGAKSITDVLNMLVNAVGRDLMMLLAMIGVMVWQDPVMSFIGLVVVPPAMLVLRKLVKRIKGLAYNQFTGTADIMETMQESLQGIRTVKAFTLEETMQKRIDENIAIVERNANKMARVANRSNPLMEMLGGFAVAGCLLYGGYSVVALNATPGAFFSFMTAFLMATEPAKRLARLNIDLNSQLVGARMLLEVVDSPASEHSDDDKPSLKLSDARIELRDVSFSYRASETVLNRMSFVAEPGKVTALVGPSGGGKSTVLGLLLRFYEVTQGDIVIDGQSIGAVSRKSLRAQTAYVGQDVYLFRDTIRSNIAFGKPGASEEQIIDAAKAACAHDFIMSFPLGYDTPVGEHGTQLSGGQRQRIAVARALIKNAPIILLDEATAALDSESERQVQEAIEHLCQNRTTIVIAHRLHTIMHADAILVVEGGEIVEQGRHDELLRRGGRYASFFRLQHHDAGALAPISATA; encoded by the coding sequence ATGGCCCAGTTTCCAAAGAAAATCACCGACGATCCCTATGCGGCAGCGGTCCTGATTCGCCGCCTGGTCACGGAACAGGGGATGATCTACTGGCGGCGCTACCTCGTCGCCTTCGCGCTGATGGCGCTTGCCGCCGGATCGACCGCGGGCGCGACCTACGTGCTCGGCCAGGTCATCAACCAGGCCTATGTCGACAAGAACATCCCGGGCATCGCGATGTTCTCGGGCATCACGGTGATCCTGCTCTTCATCAAGGGCGTGGCGACCTACGGCCACATGGTGATCCTGACCAAGATCTCCAACGCCATCCTCGCCACCAACCAGCGCCAGCTCTTTGCCAAGCTGATGCGCGAAAGCGTCGGCTTCTTCTCCGAGCGGCATTCGTCTGAATTCCTGGCGCGGCTGACGGCCGGCGCCAAATCCATCACCGACGTCCTCAACATGCTGGTCAACGCCGTCGGGCGCGACCTCATGATGCTGCTCGCCATGATCGGCGTGATGGTGTGGCAGGATCCGGTGATGTCGTTCATCGGCCTCGTCGTGGTGCCGCCGGCGATGCTGGTGCTGCGCAAGCTGGTCAAGCGCATCAAGGGCCTCGCCTACAACCAGTTCACCGGCACCGCCGACATCATGGAGACGATGCAGGAATCGCTGCAAGGCATCCGCACCGTCAAGGCGTTCACGCTCGAAGAGACCATGCAGAAGCGTATCGACGAGAACATCGCGATCGTCGAGCGCAACGCCAACAAGATGGCCCGCGTGGCCAACCGCTCCAATCCGCTGATGGAGATGCTCGGCGGCTTCGCGGTCGCCGGCTGCCTGCTCTACGGCGGCTACAGCGTGGTCGCGCTCAACGCCACGCCCGGCGCGTTCTTCTCCTTCATGACCGCCTTCCTGATGGCCACCGAGCCGGCCAAGCGGCTGGCGCGGCTCAACATCGACCTCAACAGCCAGCTCGTCGGCGCCCGCATGCTGCTCGAAGTCGTCGACAGCCCGGCGAGCGAGCATTCCGACGACGACAAGCCGTCGCTCAAGCTCTCTGACGCGCGGATCGAGCTGCGCGACGTCAGCTTCTCCTATCGCGCCAGCGAGACCGTGCTCAACCGCATGAGCTTCGTCGCCGAGCCCGGCAAGGTCACCGCGCTGGTCGGTCCCTCCGGCGGCGGCAAGTCGACCGTGCTGGGGCTGCTGCTGCGCTTCTACGAGGTGACGCAAGGCGACATCGTGATCGATGGCCAGTCGATCGGCGCGGTGTCGCGCAAATCGCTCCGCGCCCAGACCGCCTATGTCGGCCAGGACGTCTATCTGTTCCGCGACACCATCCGCAGCAACATCGCCTTCGGCAAGCCCGGCGCGAGCGAAGAGCAGATCATCGATGCTGCGAAAGCGGCCTGCGCGCATGATTTCATCATGAGCTTCCCGCTCGGCTACGACACGCCGGTCGGCGAGCACGGCACACAGCTCTCGGGCGGCCAGCGGCAGCGCATCGCCGTTGCACGCGCGCTGATCAAGAACGCGCCGATCATCCTCTTGGACGAGGCCACTGCCGCGCTCGATTCGGAGTCCGAGCGCCAGGTGCAGGAGGCGATCGAGCATCTCTGCCAGAACCGCACCACCATCGTGATCGCGCACCGCCTGCACACCATCATGCACGCGGATGCGATCCTGGTGGTCGAGGGCGGCGAGATCGTCGAGCAGGGCCGGCACGACGAGCTGCTCCGCCGCGGCGGCCGCTACGCCTCGTTCTTCCGTCTGCAACATCACGACGCCGGCGCTCTGGCGCCGATCAGCGCAACCGCATAG